A section of the Apodemus sylvaticus chromosome 10, mApoSyl1.1, whole genome shotgun sequence genome encodes:
- the LOC127694094 gene encoding olfactory receptor 56-like, whose translation MAWAGNQTLISHFVLLGLFTHSPLHLFLFSIIMAMFLVALSGNGLMILLILMDSRLHSPMYFFLSWLSLMDLMLISTIVPRMAADFLMGRGSISFAGCGLQILFFLTLLGDECFLLAFMAYDRYVAISNPLRYSVIMSRRVCWLMVAGSWLFGLVDGLIQAVFTLRFPYCGSQEIDHFFCEVPAVLKLACADTSLYETMIYVCCVLMLLLPFSVISASYLRILVAVLRMRSAEGRRKAFATCSSHMVVVSLFYGAAMITYMRPQAYHSSKQDKVVSAFYTMITPMLNPLIYSLRNKEVTGALRKLLGKCPCGGGALG comes from the coding sequence ATGGCCTGGGCAGGCAACCAGACGCTCATCTCTCACTTTGTCCTCCTGGGCCTCTTCACCCACTCTCCACtgcatctcttcctcttctccatcatTATGGCCATGTTCCTGGTGGCCCTCTCCGGCAATGGGCTCATGATCCTCCTCATCCTTATGGACTCCCGCCTGCACagccccatgtacttcttcctcagctgGCTGTCCCTCATGGACCTCATGCTCATTTCCACCATTGTGCCGCGGATGGCCGCTGACTTCCTTATGGGCCGTGGCTCCATCTCCTTCGCTGGCTGCGGGCTCCAgattctcttcttcctcaccctcctgGGGGATGAGTGCTTCCTGCTGGCCttcatggcctatgaccgctatgtggccattaGCAACCCACTGAGATACTCTGTAATCATGAGCCGCCGCGTCTGCTGGCTCATGGTAGCGGGGTCTTGGCTCTTTGGCCTGGTAGATGGATTGATCCAGGCTGTTTTTACACTTCGCTTCCCTTACTGCGGTTCCCAGGAGATCGACCACTTCTTCTGTGAGGTTCCTGCTGTACTCAAGCTGGCCTGTGCTGACACCAGTCTCTACGAGACCATGATCTATGTCTGCTGTGTCCTCATGCTCCTCCTGCCCTTTTCTGTCATCTCGGCCTCCTACCTCCGGATCCTGGTGGCAGTGCTCCGGATGCGCTCTGCAGAAGGCCGGCGGAAGGCCTTCGCTACCTGTTCTTCCCACATGGTCGTGGTCTCCCTCTTCTACGGGGCTGCCATGATCACGTACATGCGACCACAGGCCTACCACTCCTCCAAGCAGGACAAAGTGGTCTCTGCCTTCTACACCATGATTACCCCCATGCTCAACCCTCTTATTTACAGTCTAAGGAACAAAGAAGTGACTGGGGCCCTGAGGAAACTCCTGGGAAAGTGTCCCTGTGGTGGTGGGGCTCTTGGCTGA